The following coding sequences lie in one Candidatus Eremiobacterota bacterium genomic window:
- the groES gene encoding co-chaperone GroES: protein MNLKPLFDNVVVEHVEQEDKTTGGVFLPDTAKEKPQEGVIRAVGPGRVTDKGSVVEMKVHVGDRVLYRKYSGSEVKIEGTEYLIIPEKDILAIVDKVPAGV, encoded by the coding sequence GTGAATCTCAAGCCCCTGTTCGATAACGTCGTTGTTGAACACGTAGAGCAAGAAGACAAGACCACCGGCGGCGTCTTCCTTCCCGATACGGCCAAGGAGAAGCCCCAGGAAGGCGTTATCCGCGCAGTCGGGCCGGGCCGCGTGACCGACAAAGGCAGCGTGGTCGAGATGAAGGTCCACGTCGGCGATCGCGTGCTCTATCGCAAATACTCGGGAAGCGAAGTCAAGATCGAGGGTACCGAGTACCTCATCATTCCTGAAAAAGACATTCTCGCCATCGTCGACAAAGTGCCGGCCGGCGTCTAA
- the groL gene encoding chaperonin GroEL (60 kDa chaperone family; promotes refolding of misfolded polypeptides especially under stressful conditions; forms two stacked rings of heptamers to form a barrel-shaped 14mer; ends can be capped by GroES; misfolded proteins enter the barrel where they are refolded when GroES binds), protein MAAKQLVFDESARRALERGANTLADAVRVTLGPKGRNVVLDKKFGSPTITNDGVTIAKEIELPDVFENMGAQLVKEVASKTNDIAGDGTTTATVLAQAIIREGLRNVTAGSNPLLIKHGIEKAVDIAVKEMEAFKKDVDTKDKIAQVASISANDPEIGEFIADAMEKVGKDGVITVEESKTLKTEVETKDGMQFDKGYISPYMVTDSERMEAVLDNPFILVTERKISAIADILPLLEKVVQVQKPLLIIAEDVEGEALATLVVNKLRGTFTSVAVKAPGFGDRRKEMLKDIATLTGATVISEELGLKLDKVTPDQLGQAKRVTVTKEETTIVDGNGKADAIKGRIEMIKKQIEETDSDFDREKLQERLAKLSGGVAVIQVGAATETELKEKKHRIEDALSATRAAVQEGMIPGGGASLLHAIKAIDKYEPPKTNGHASTWADEKIGINIIRKALEEPARQIADNAGFEGSVQVNAVRIKNAPFGFDAMSGDVVDMFAAGIVEPLKVTRAALQNAASIGSLILTTETLIADKPEPKKEPVGAPGGGGMGGYDMM, encoded by the coding sequence ATGGCTGCAAAGCAACTCGTATTCGATGAAAGCGCGCGTCGCGCGCTCGAGCGCGGCGCCAACACGCTGGCCGATGCCGTCCGCGTGACGCTCGGCCCTAAAGGCCGCAACGTCGTGCTCGACAAGAAATTTGGCTCGCCGACGATTACCAACGACGGCGTGACGATTGCCAAAGAGATCGAGCTGCCCGACGTTTTCGAAAACATGGGCGCTCAGCTCGTCAAAGAGGTGGCGTCGAAGACCAACGACATCGCCGGCGACGGCACGACGACCGCGACCGTACTCGCCCAGGCGATCATACGGGAAGGTCTTCGCAATGTGACGGCGGGCAGCAATCCGCTGCTCATCAAGCATGGAATCGAGAAAGCCGTCGACATCGCGGTCAAAGAGATGGAAGCCTTCAAGAAGGACGTCGACACCAAAGACAAGATCGCACAAGTCGCGTCGATCTCGGCAAACGATCCGGAGATCGGTGAGTTCATCGCCGACGCCATGGAGAAGGTCGGTAAGGACGGCGTGATTACCGTCGAGGAATCGAAAACCCTCAAGACCGAGGTCGAAACCAAGGACGGCATGCAGTTCGATAAGGGCTACATCTCGCCGTACATGGTAACGGACTCCGAACGCATGGAGGCCGTCCTCGACAATCCGTTCATCCTGGTGACCGAGCGAAAGATCTCGGCAATCGCCGATATCCTCCCACTCCTCGAAAAAGTCGTCCAGGTGCAGAAGCCGCTGCTCATCATCGCGGAGGACGTCGAAGGCGAAGCGCTCGCGACGCTCGTCGTGAACAAGCTTCGTGGCACGTTCACCTCGGTTGCCGTCAAGGCCCCGGGCTTCGGCGACCGCCGTAAGGAAATGCTCAAGGACATCGCAACCCTCACCGGCGCTACCGTCATCTCGGAAGAGCTCGGCTTGAAGCTCGATAAGGTTACACCCGATCAGCTGGGCCAAGCCAAGCGAGTAACGGTCACCAAGGAAGAGACGACCATCGTCGACGGCAACGGCAAGGCCGATGCCATCAAGGGCCGGATCGAGATGATCAAAAAGCAGATCGAAGAGACCGACTCCGACTTCGATCGCGAAAAGCTGCAAGAGCGTCTTGCCAAGCTTTCCGGCGGCGTTGCCGTCATCCAAGTCGGTGCGGCAACCGAGACGGAACTCAAAGAAAAGAAGCACCGCATCGAAGATGCGCTCTCGGCGACCCGCGCGGCCGTTCAGGAAGGCATGATCCCCGGCGGTGGCGCGTCGCTGCTGCACGCGATCAAAGCGATCGACAAATACGAGCCTCCGAAGACGAACGGACATGCGTCGACGTGGGCCGATGAGAAGATCGGCATCAACATCATCCGTAAAGCGCTTGAAGAGCCGGCGCGGCAGATTGCCGACAACGCGGGCTTCGAAGGCTCGGTTCAAGTCAATGCGGTTCGCATCAAGAATGCGCCGTTCGGCTTCGACGCGATGAGCGGCGACGTGGTAGACATGTTCGCTGCCGGTATCGTCGAGCCGCTCAAAGTGACGCGCGCGGCGCTGCAAAATGCCGCGTCGATTGGATCGCTGATCCTTACGACCGAAACGCTCATTGCCGATAAGCCCGAACCCAAGAAGGAGCCGGTCGGTGCTCCCGGAGGCGGCGGGATGGGCGGCTACGACATGATGTAG
- a CDS encoding spore coat protein U domain-containing protein → MRRTIVITIAFITLASTCATAAGVQFRSIVRRGGLPVSSCTSTVTVPLRFAYDPLAGTDQVATTVVTLRCSPPQFLGTIALTAGNSAEFGRRRQMWRNGTDASDTLEYDLYASGNANAVWGDGTDGTTVVVVNRTVATYTALIFARLSYPQRHVSAGNYSDTITMIFDLR, encoded by the coding sequence GTGCGTCGAACCATCGTCATAACGATTGCTTTCATCACCCTGGCGTCGACGTGTGCCACCGCCGCCGGCGTGCAGTTTCGATCGATCGTTCGGCGCGGTGGATTGCCGGTCTCCTCGTGCACCTCGACGGTCACCGTTCCATTGCGCTTTGCCTACGATCCGCTCGCCGGCACCGATCAGGTCGCGACGACGGTCGTCACCCTGCGCTGCAGTCCACCACAATTTTTGGGAACGATCGCGCTCACGGCCGGCAACTCCGCAGAGTTCGGCCGGCGCCGGCAAATGTGGCGCAATGGAACCGACGCCTCCGACACGCTCGAATACGACCTCTATGCGAGCGGCAATGCCAATGCCGTGTGGGGCGACGGAACGGACGGAACGACCGTGGTGGTCGTCAATAGGACCGTGGCAACGTATACCGCGCTGATCTTTGCGCGCCTCAGCTACCCGCAACGTCACGTGAGCGCGGGTAACTATTCCGACACGATCACGATGATCTTCGATCTGCGGTAA
- a CDS encoding fimbrial biogenesis outer membrane usher protein, whose product MNPWRPAARRRRIIAVVFLALGATAPAFADSPTSAPASETSQQRVPLDLRVGGVDRGVVVAILHDNDFLIPIDALRDAGIKVAESKSITIGGTTYASLKALAPAITYAYDASALTLAIRIVDASALAASANTFDLAPPKMQTQAPTTIPSGFLTYDVIDSLARDSPSSLSGFFDAGFSSDEAHFEATNNVANTGFRRGLDTLTFDDETALRTIAIGDTYAATNDPLGTNVVIGGVMISRNFELQPDFLVYPTAGFKGTALAPTQADVYVNGGLYKTIELPPGPFNLENVSLPVGMNVTNVVLHDPFGNVTQFGGSFYGSQIVLAKGVTSYDYQLGFLRLDPFGPDEGYGPFAGVAAYRLGVTNTVTAGGAFETSAGTVDGGPSASFRTPLGQFDLAAAASDSRGSAGNAEYAAWAYAGGRLTAQIGTLLRSREFATIALPASSNRGTESAFESVTYRFSPRLYGELTHADSHYSQGSPADQTIASLNMRSGGKGTWILTAQRNRGSFFSSVATANQTTWALGAGYDVNVGTSGYLQAQTAAGKGAPSTSVTYSSSAPNSPGGLGYTTTAQSGQGQDSFTESAQYRAANFDAIEQVSDAPGGTSAFAGLTGSIAFFKQGAFFTSPLQDAYTLVHVAGPSGLPVSLAGAVQGTTNGRGYVVVPGMVPYVDNRVEVGGLGTLPEYQIDSSEKIVVPRNQSGAALDFTVRKVQIIVGRLLLRYDGKTVAPKYGVLQIVGATGKFSSDIGEHGEFYFENLQPGRYRGTITYADEAPCSFDLVISSSSEFTLDVGAHTCVEPSS is encoded by the coding sequence GTGAACCCGTGGCGCCCGGCCGCGCGCCGTCGCCGTATTATCGCCGTCGTGTTTTTGGCGCTCGGCGCTACCGCGCCGGCTTTCGCCGATAGCCCGACATCAGCGCCCGCTTCGGAGACGTCGCAACAGCGGGTGCCACTCGACTTACGAGTCGGCGGCGTCGACCGGGGTGTCGTCGTCGCGATCCTCCACGATAACGATTTCCTGATTCCCATCGATGCACTTCGGGATGCCGGCATCAAAGTGGCCGAGAGCAAATCGATTACTATCGGCGGCACGACCTACGCCTCGCTCAAAGCATTGGCCCCCGCCATCACGTACGCGTACGATGCTTCGGCATTGACGCTCGCGATCCGCATCGTCGATGCGAGTGCCCTTGCGGCGTCGGCGAATACCTTCGATCTGGCGCCCCCAAAGATGCAAACGCAGGCGCCCACGACGATTCCAAGCGGTTTTCTGACGTATGACGTGATCGATTCGCTCGCACGCGACTCGCCCAGCAGTCTTTCCGGGTTCTTCGACGCCGGTTTTAGCAGCGACGAAGCGCATTTCGAAGCAACCAATAATGTCGCAAACACGGGATTTCGCCGCGGACTCGATACGCTCACGTTCGATGACGAAACCGCGCTGCGTACGATCGCGATCGGCGACACGTATGCTGCGACGAACGATCCACTGGGAACCAACGTGGTCATCGGCGGCGTGATGATCTCGCGTAACTTCGAGCTTCAGCCCGACTTTTTGGTCTACCCCACGGCGGGATTCAAGGGAACGGCGCTCGCTCCGACGCAGGCCGACGTTTACGTCAACGGCGGCCTCTACAAGACAATCGAATTGCCGCCGGGTCCCTTCAACTTGGAGAACGTCAGTCTTCCCGTTGGCATGAACGTTACCAATGTCGTTCTACACGATCCCTTTGGCAACGTCACGCAGTTCGGCGGATCGTTCTACGGGTCGCAAATCGTTCTCGCCAAGGGCGTCACCAGCTACGACTACCAACTGGGCTTCCTGCGGCTCGATCCCTTCGGTCCGGACGAAGGCTATGGCCCGTTCGCGGGGGTCGCCGCGTATCGTCTCGGCGTCACCAACACGGTGACGGCAGGGGGCGCCTTCGAGACTTCCGCGGGCACCGTCGATGGCGGACCGAGCGCGAGCTTTCGGACGCCGCTCGGGCAATTCGATTTGGCCGCAGCGGCGAGTGATTCGCGCGGAAGCGCCGGCAACGCAGAATATGCCGCATGGGCCTACGCGGGGGGCCGCCTAACCGCGCAGATCGGAACGCTCCTGCGCAGCCGAGAGTTCGCGACGATCGCGCTGCCCGCAAGCTCGAACCGTGGCACCGAATCGGCCTTCGAAAGCGTGACGTACCGCTTCTCGCCCAGACTCTACGGGGAGCTTACGCACGCCGATAGCCACTACTCGCAAGGCTCGCCCGCCGATCAAACAATCGCGTCGCTCAACATGCGCTCGGGCGGGAAAGGTACCTGGATTCTGACCGCGCAGCGTAACCGCGGTTCGTTTTTTTCGTCAGTCGCCACGGCGAACCAGACGACGTGGGCCCTGGGCGCCGGCTACGACGTCAACGTCGGAACCTCGGGATACCTGCAGGCGCAAACGGCGGCCGGAAAGGGCGCACCCTCAACGTCGGTAACGTACAGCTCGTCGGCGCCCAACTCGCCGGGCGGTTTGGGCTATACGACGACCGCGCAATCGGGACAGGGCCAAGACTCGTTCACCGAATCGGCGCAGTACCGCGCCGCGAACTTCGATGCGATCGAGCAAGTGAGCGATGCCCCTGGTGGAACCAGCGCCTTCGCCGGCCTGACGGGCAGCATCGCATTCTTCAAACAAGGCGCATTTTTCACCAGTCCCTTACAAGACGCGTACACGCTCGTTCACGTCGCCGGACCGTCGGGACTTCCGGTCTCGCTGGCTGGCGCGGTGCAGGGAACGACGAACGGGCGCGGCTACGTCGTCGTCCCCGGCATGGTGCCGTACGTCGACAATCGCGTGGAAGTCGGCGGTTTGGGGACCCTGCCTGAATATCAAATCGACTCGAGCGAGAAGATCGTCGTTCCGCGCAACCAAAGCGGCGCAGCCCTCGACTTCACCGTCCGCAAAGTCCAGATCATCGTCGGCCGCCTGCTGCTGCGGTACGACGGCAAGACGGTGGCGCCGAAGTACGGCGTTCTTCAGATCGTCGGCGCGACGGGAAAATTTTCGTCGGACATCGGCGAGCATGGCGAGTTCTACTTTGAGAACTTGCAGCCCGGTCGTTATCGAGGGACGATTACATATGCTGACGAAGCTCCGTGTTCGTTTGACTTGGTCATTTCGAGTTCGTCCGAGTTCACGCTCGACGTAGGCGCGCACACGTGCGTCGAACCATCGTCATAA
- a CDS encoding molecular chaperone encodes MKCSVRSRIAALLITVGFAAVCEANGVQADILFAPVNVTIAPPARAGDFTIRNPSTQPLRLQISAARWINAPGNRIELAPTSDVIVFPQLVTVPGYGKQEIRIAMLAPPGDVEKTYRIVVDALPQAPPPGDRLRGAELRLNFRTQFTVPVMVEPLVSRVGGRLTAATARRDAVDFTLLNSGNTHLGDDAIQIIARDAAGSVVFSQPFRGWWVLAGDARSFSFHAPQDRCRAVRSITIAAPAYMKVAPKIIDVAGGVCVV; translated from the coding sequence ATGAAGTGCTCGGTACGGAGCCGTATTGCGGCGCTTCTCATCACCGTTGGCTTCGCTGCAGTCTGCGAAGCCAACGGTGTTCAAGCCGATATTCTCTTCGCGCCGGTCAACGTCACCATTGCGCCCCCCGCGCGCGCCGGCGACTTTACCATTCGTAATCCTTCAACCCAGCCGCTGCGGCTGCAAATCTCCGCCGCGCGCTGGATCAACGCCCCCGGTAACCGTATCGAGCTTGCTCCGACTTCCGACGTCATCGTCTTTCCGCAGCTTGTGACCGTTCCGGGCTATGGAAAGCAAGAGATTCGCATCGCGATGCTCGCTCCGCCGGGAGATGTCGAAAAGACCTATCGCATCGTGGTCGATGCACTGCCGCAAGCCCCACCTCCAGGCGATCGTCTTCGCGGCGCCGAGCTGCGCTTGAACTTTCGAACGCAATTCACGGTTCCGGTCATGGTCGAGCCCTTAGTTTCTCGCGTCGGCGGCCGCCTCACCGCAGCAACCGCTCGGCGTGACGCCGTGGACTTTACCCTGCTTAATAGCGGCAACACGCACCTGGGCGACGATGCCATCCAAATCATCGCGCGCGACGCCGCAGGAAGCGTCGTCTTTTCGCAGCCGTTCCGCGGCTGGTGGGTGCTCGCGGGAGATGCGCGGTCGTTCTCATTCCACGCCCCGCAAGACCGCTGCCGCGCCGTTCGCTCCATTACGATCGCGGCCCCCGCGTACATGAAGGTAGCGCCCAAGATCATCGACGTAGCGGGCGGAGTCTGCGTAGTGTGA
- a CDS encoding spore coat protein U domain-containing protein produces the protein MNRTFKAAALVISAAAFSAGSLSPAVAATNQATLNVSATVSNNCDVLTQPATLTMTYEPIQNVGTPGSASYTWICTTGLDAQVTPVSANTNSSNPNDWVATAGTNTFNYLLYNSAACGVAGIQITNGTPENLGPATGNTTTYSICGVPDTSAGEQNIPAGTYTDTVTFTFNFPP, from the coding sequence ATGAACCGAACCTTCAAGGCGGCGGCGCTCGTTATCAGCGCTGCTGCGTTCTCCGCCGGGAGCCTTAGTCCGGCAGTCGCCGCGACAAATCAGGCGACCCTCAACGTCAGCGCCACGGTTTCGAACAACTGCGACGTTTTGACGCAACCCGCGACCTTGACGATGACCTACGAGCCAATCCAAAACGTCGGCACCCCGGGATCGGCTTCTTATACGTGGATCTGCACGACCGGCTTGGATGCGCAGGTTACTCCAGTCAGCGCCAACACCAACAGCAGTAACCCGAACGATTGGGTCGCAACGGCCGGCACGAATACATTTAACTATCTGCTCTACAATTCGGCCGCTTGCGGCGTGGCCGGCATTCAGATCACGAATGGAACTCCCGAAAACCTCGGCCCCGCGACCGGCAACACCACAACGTACAGCATCTGCGGCGTCCCGGATACGAGCGCCGGCGAACAGAACATACCCGCCGGTACGTATACCGATACCGTTACTTTCACGTTCAACTTCCCTCCGTAG
- a CDS encoding 2-oxoacid:acceptor oxidoreductase subunit alpha yields the protein MPARVVNDFTIRVATVNGSGSQSSNLVLTNAIARLGIPVAPKNVFPSNIEGLPTWFDVRISSRGYQCRTRDVDVLLALNPATWAQDVAGVKSGGAIVHESVYPLNSETRREDLTYYSVPFAALAKEHFADKGDLRKYLTNMIYVGVLAELLGIPSDTIEDGLKTQFRTKAKAVELNMAAVRVGFDYAAEHLQKQDPFRLEPMTGKTDGLLFMEGNRAAALGCVMGGCTVAAWYPITPSSSLCEYFIQYCDRYRAGAENGDRNVAIVQAEDELAAAGVVFGAGWAGARAMTSTSGPGISLMAEYAGYGYFAEVPGVIFDVQRAGPSTGLPTRTMQGDVAFAYTLSHGDTKHIVLLPATVREAYEFAMEAFDLADRFQTPVFVLSDLDLGMNSWLTPALPYPERPFNRGKVLSAEDLTSMKGWGRYRDVDKDGIAYRTLPGTKHPNAGFFTRGTGHDEEARYSEMPDVWQRNLDRLNRKHETARTAVPAPIVDEQGRKIAVLAYGTTHHAVVEALDRLREAGIEADYLRVRALPLSPEVATFIKRHERVYVIEQNRDGQLYGVLRAELPTYLIGRLESIRHYNGVPIDAHVIIDPLLEAERAPAVVAE from the coding sequence ATGCCGGCGCGCGTCGTTAACGACTTCACCATACGCGTGGCCACGGTCAACGGCTCGGGAAGCCAATCCTCGAACCTCGTTCTGACCAACGCCATCGCGCGTTTGGGCATTCCGGTCGCGCCGAAAAACGTCTTTCCCTCGAACATCGAAGGGCTTCCGACGTGGTTTGACGTTCGCATCAGCTCCCGGGGTTATCAATGCCGCACGCGCGACGTCGACGTGTTGCTCGCACTCAATCCTGCCACCTGGGCTCAAGACGTCGCCGGCGTAAAATCCGGTGGTGCGATCGTGCACGAATCCGTTTATCCACTCAACTCCGAGACTCGGCGTGAAGACCTGACCTATTATTCGGTACCCTTTGCGGCGCTGGCGAAAGAACACTTCGCCGATAAGGGCGATCTGCGCAAATATCTGACCAACATGATCTACGTCGGCGTGCTCGCAGAACTGTTGGGCATTCCGAGCGACACGATCGAAGATGGGCTGAAAACACAGTTCCGCACCAAAGCCAAAGCGGTCGAGCTCAACATGGCCGCGGTGCGCGTTGGATTTGACTATGCCGCCGAGCACTTGCAGAAACAAGATCCGTTTCGCCTCGAGCCCATGACTGGCAAGACCGATGGGTTGCTCTTTATGGAAGGCAATCGCGCCGCCGCCTTGGGCTGCGTGATGGGCGGATGTACGGTCGCGGCGTGGTATCCGATCACGCCCTCCTCGTCGCTCTGCGAGTATTTCATCCAATACTGCGATCGCTATCGCGCCGGCGCAGAGAACGGCGACCGTAACGTAGCGATCGTTCAGGCTGAAGACGAGCTGGCTGCGGCGGGCGTCGTTTTCGGGGCGGGCTGGGCCGGAGCGCGCGCGATGACGTCGACGTCGGGCCCCGGGATTTCGCTCATGGCCGAATACGCCGGTTATGGATATTTCGCCGAAGTGCCCGGCGTGATCTTCGACGTGCAGCGCGCGGGCCCGTCGACCGGGCTGCCCACGCGCACGATGCAGGGCGACGTCGCCTTCGCCTACACGCTCTCGCACGGAGACACCAAGCATATTGTTTTGCTTCCGGCAACGGTGCGAGAAGCATACGAGTTTGCCATGGAGGCCTTCGATCTTGCGGATCGTTTCCAAACGCCGGTCTTCGTGCTCTCCGACCTCGATCTCGGCATGAATTCGTGGTTGACTCCCGCATTGCCATATCCCGAAAGGCCCTTCAATCGCGGCAAAGTGCTCTCGGCTGAAGATTTGACGTCGATGAAAGGCTGGGGGCGGTACCGCGACGTTGATAAAGACGGCATCGCCTATCGGACGCTGCCGGGAACGAAACATCCCAATGCGGGCTTCTTCACTCGCGGGACCGGACACGACGAAGAGGCGCGCTACTCGGAAATGCCCGACGTTTGGCAGCGCAATCTCGACCGCTTGAATCGAAAGCATGAAACCGCACGGACCGCGGTGCCGGCGCCGATCGTCGACGAGCAGGGGCGAAAGATCGCCGTTCTCGCTTACGGAACGACACATCACGCGGTCGTCGAAGCACTCGACCGGCTGCGCGAAGCCGGGATCGAGGCCGATTACTTACGCGTGCGCGCGCTTCCCCTTTCACCGGAAGTCGCGACCTTCATCAAGCGCCACGAGCGCGTCTACGTCATCGAACAGAATCGTGACGGCCAGCTCTACGGCGTCTTACGGGCCGAGCTGCCCACGTATTTGATTGGACGCCTCGAATCGATTCGTCACTACAACGGCGTGCCAATCGATGCGCACGTTATCATCGATCCGTTGCTCGAGGCCGAGCGCGCACCCGCTGTGGTTGCGGAATAG
- a CDS encoding 2-oxoacid:ferredoxin oxidoreductase subunit beta, whose product MTANLNIVGLTREIYKGLPTTLCAGCGHNSITNHLIKALFEYGVEPHKLAKMSGIGCSSKTPAYFVEQAHGFNGLHGRMPSAATGAKLANRDLLVLGISGDGDTASIGLGQYCHMIRRNLDCTYIVENNGCYGLTKGQFSATADVGSTQKGGKVNEYATIDVCSLAIELGATFVARSFSGDGKQLVPLLQAAFSHRGTAILDVISPCVTFNDHEGSTKSYAYVKEHDVVLHTADYIAGGREISVDYEPGTVRDVELEDGSHVLLRKLDVDYDPTNAMGALKTIHDASERGEFVTGLLYVDTAAQDLCEREHLTRTPLAQLDETTLRISRDEWQKLMRT is encoded by the coding sequence ATGACGGCAAATCTCAACATCGTCGGACTCACTCGCGAAATCTATAAAGGGCTTCCCACGACGCTGTGCGCGGGCTGCGGCCATAATTCGATCACGAATCACTTGATCAAAGCCCTTTTCGAGTACGGCGTCGAGCCGCACAAGTTAGCCAAGATGAGCGGCATCGGCTGCTCGTCCAAGACACCGGCCTATTTCGTGGAACAGGCCCACGGCTTCAACGGCCTGCACGGTCGCATGCCGTCGGCCGCAACCGGCGCCAAACTCGCGAATCGCGACTTGCTCGTTTTGGGCATCAGCGGCGACGGCGATACGGCGAGCATTGGGTTGGGGCAATACTGTCACATGATCCGCCGAAATCTCGATTGCACCTACATCGTCGAAAACAATGGTTGCTACGGTTTGACGAAAGGCCAATTCTCCGCCACGGCCGACGTCGGATCGACGCAAAAGGGCGGGAAGGTCAACGAATACGCGACGATCGACGTCTGCAGCCTCGCGATCGAACTCGGCGCGACATTCGTCGCGCGTTCCTTTTCGGGCGACGGCAAGCAGCTGGTGCCACTACTTCAAGCCGCCTTTTCGCACCGCGGCACCGCGATTCTCGACGTCATCAGCCCGTGCGTGACGTTTAACGACCACGAGGGCTCGACGAAGAGCTACGCTTACGTCAAAGAACACGACGTCGTCCTGCATACGGCCGACTATATCGCCGGGGGCCGCGAGATCAGCGTCGATTACGAGCCCGGAACCGTGCGTGACGTCGAGTTGGAGGACGGCTCGCACGTACTCCTTCGCAAGCTCGACGTGGACTACGACCCGACCAATGCGATGGGCGCTCTGAAAACGATTCATGACGCGAGCGAGCGGGGCGAGTTCGTTACCGGCCTGCTCTACGTGGACACGGCCGCCCAGGACCTGTGCGAGCGCGAACATCTCACGCGCACGCCGCTCGCGCAGCTCGACGAAACAACTTTGCGAATCAGCCGTGACGAATGGCAGAAACTGATGAGGACGTGA
- a CDS encoding NAD-dependent deacylase — MTARLEELCERLRAAKSVLVLTGSGISAESGLPTFRGVGGLWRTHRVEELASPQGFARDPQLVWTWYNERMAAHHRAEPNPGHDALVKLEDALGDFTLATQNVDSLHRRAGSRNLLELHGSLREARCSNCTERRPLDANGLPLDDVEHRCGGRFRPDIVWFGEPLPAAVWREAQLAAARAEVILVVGTSAVVYPAAALATYYNDRAFVAEINPQATAISGRVACALRGTAAELLPRIADDLGRVRLP; from the coding sequence ATGACCGCTCGCCTTGAAGAATTGTGTGAGCGACTGCGGGCTGCCAAATCGGTCCTCGTGCTTACCGGCTCGGGCATCTCGGCCGAAAGCGGTTTGCCGACGTTTCGCGGCGTCGGTGGCTTGTGGCGCACGCATCGTGTCGAGGAGCTAGCATCGCCGCAAGGATTTGCGCGCGACCCGCAACTGGTGTGGACGTGGTACAACGAACGTATGGCCGCGCATCACCGCGCCGAGCCGAATCCTGGACACGACGCGCTCGTGAAACTTGAAGATGCTCTGGGCGATTTCACTCTGGCGACACAAAACGTCGACTCGCTTCACAGGCGTGCGGGTTCGCGCAATCTGCTCGAGCTGCACGGAAGTTTGCGCGAAGCGCGCTGCAGTAACTGCACCGAGCGCCGCCCGCTCGACGCGAACGGCTTGCCTCTGGATGACGTCGAGCACCGTTGTGGTGGACGATTTCGACCCGACATCGTTTGGTTCGGAGAGCCGTTGCCGGCGGCGGTCTGGCGCGAAGCGCAGCTCGCGGCAGCGCGGGCAGAAGTTATTCTGGTCGTCGGCACGAGTGCGGTCGTTTACCCTGCGGCGGCCCTCGCCACGTACTATAACGATCGCGCGTTCGTCGCCGAAATCAATCCTCAAGCAACCGCGATCAGCGGGCGCGTCGCGTGCGCCCTGCGCGGTACGGCAGCCGAGTTACTCCCGCGGATCGCCGATGACCTCGGCCGCGTCCGGTTGCCGTGA